The DNA region TCCGTTTTTGAGTGTGATATAGACGATGTAGCGATAAAGAAAATAAAGGACTATTGTAAGAAAAATTTGGACCTGAAGAGTGATTCGGTCAGGATTTATAAAATCTGCAAGGGATGCATGAATCGGGTTATCATTGTTGGTAAGGGTGTAAAAGTGACACAGTTGGATTATAGGGTTGTCTAACATGAGGGTTATAGTAGCTTATG from Syntrophales bacterium includes:
- the cas2 gene encoding CRISPR-associated endonuclease Cas2, yielding MITVITYDITDPKRLVKLNKFLKDYGLNTQKSVFECDIDDVAIKKIKDYCKKNLDLKSDSVRIYKICKGCMNRVIIVGKGVKVTQLDYRVV